GCGCCTCGGTGGAGCTGCCCGCCGCGACGAACCCGGACCCGGAGAACAAGGAGCTCGAGCCCACCATCGTCAGCCTCGCCGCGAATGGCTCCTTCTTCCTGGAGCGCAAGGAGCTCGAGCGCGACGCGCTCATGGCGGAGCTGAAGGCCCTGCACCAGAAGGACCCGGACACCCGCGTGGTGCTCAAGGCCGACCGCGGCGTGCGCTACTCCGAGGTGCGCGGCGTCTTCAAGGCGATGCAGGACCTGGGCTTTCCCGGCATCAACCTGCAGGTCATCGACAAGCCGAAGCACTAGGAGGAACGCGCGATGGCATTCGACCTCGGAGGCGGTAGGGGCGGACTCCGCCCGTCCATGAACGTGACGCCGCTGGTGGACGTGGTGCTCGTCCTCCTCATCATCTTCATGGTCGTCACCCCGCTGCTGACCAGGCAGATGTGGATGAACGTGCCGGCGAAGAACGACAAGCAGGAGGAGCAGCCGCCGCCTCCGCCCGACGCCCTGCCTCCCGTGGTGCTCACGGTGGACAAGGGCGGCGTGCTGCGCATCAACCGCGAGGAGGTGCCGCGAGACCAGGTGGTGGCGCGGCTCCAGCGGATGCTCAACGCGCGCCCGGACAAGATTGTCTTCTTCGACGCCAGTGATGACGTGCCGTACGGCGCCGCCATGGACGTGCTGGACCTCGC
This DNA window, taken from Pyxidicoccus xibeiensis, encodes the following:
- a CDS encoding ExbD/TolR family protein → MSTPRRAITPEMNVTPLVDVVLVLLIIFMVVTPQIEAGASVELPAATNPDPENKELEPTIVSLAANGSFFLERKELERDALMAELKALHQKDPDTRVVLKADRGVRYSEVRGVFKAMQDLGFPGINLQVIDKPKH
- a CDS encoding ExbD/TolR family protein, with protein sequence MAFDLGGGRGGLRPSMNVTPLVDVVLVLLIIFMVVTPLLTRQMWMNVPAKNDKQEEQPPPPPDALPPVVLTVDKGGVLRINREEVPRDQVVARLQRMLNARPDKIVFFDASDDVPYGAAMDVLDLARGGNITVGVLPDKLAD